The sequence below is a genomic window from Spirochaetae bacterium HGW-Spirochaetae-1.
CGCAGATACGTGAATGCGCCGTGAAATACAACGCGGCATATGTTATATACGGTGATCTTGAGACGGACGGCAGGGGTGACGGTTCAAGCGAGATACGCGAGGGTCGTCCCTATGTGTGTACCACCTTCATTTATTGTGCGGGTGATAACACAACGGCCCGGCTCACCTATAAAATTGCCGGTCGGGAGAACTGGTATCTCTTTTTTCAGGACCTGGCGGCGGAATTGGCCTCCATGATTGAAAAATCAATCAATGGCTGATCTTATCGGCTTAAAAGAAACTTATTGGTGACAAATTCAGTCTGAATAGGATTAAGATCGTATTTTTGCGCCGCTTCTTCCACCAGTTTGGCTTTGTCCGCATGTTCATTGCATTTCAGTATAGCACCGATATACCTGATAGCTTCTCTTACATGATCATCCATGGTTCCCCCCCCCACATTTGTAATATATACCATAACGGCACAGAAAATCAAAAAAAAGTTATAGTGCCCGTAAAAATTCCGGTTTCAGCATGCTTTCATCCCTGTTGGAAATGACCTTATGCAGCATTTTCAAAACGGCGTTTTTGTCCCGGGGCAGCTCGGCCCTGATGGGAAGGTAATTCGACGCGTGGTTTGATGTGAAGTAGCACTGTCTTTTTACATCCATGTTCTCAATGATGAGCTGCAGTTCCTTCAGGAGACCGAATTTATCGGGCAGACGGAAGGTCCCTTCCTGGGCCTCCTGCCAGAGCTTTGTGTTGGGAAGGAGCATGACCGTGAGCGCCGAGGCGTAATCGGGCGACATTTCGCCGAGAAGTTTGCCCGTATCAATGGCATGTTCCCTGGTCATGTCCTGGCCTCCCAGGCCCAGGAGAACTGTCTGGGAAAGCAGAATGCCCGAGTCGATGATCTTTTGGGCTGTTTCTATCATTTTGTGGGGGAAGGCTCCCTTGCGTATATGACGGAGAACATCCTTGTTGCCGCTTTCAATCCCCTGGTATATTATCCCCAGTCCGGCATCTTTCAATTCCTTCAGTTCGGCCGGCGTTTTTTTCAGAATAGCCTTGGTGTTGCCGTAGACGCCGAAGCGCTGCACCGAAGGGCTTTTTTTCTTCGTATAGGCCATGAGGTCCAGCAGGGTTTCCGTGGGGAGAATAAGCACGTCCCCGTCGGCAAAAAAGGCCTTGGTGAAATCATGTCCGTAGCTGGAGGCCTCGTCGATGTCCCGCTTGACTGTGCTGATATCTTTTAAACGGAATTTCTGGCCCTTGTAGGTGCCGCAGAAGGTACACTGGTTGTGCGAACATCCCACCGTGACCTGGATAATCATGCTGTAAGCCTCGCTGGGAGGCCGAATGACGTGACCGATATAATCCATGTAAATTCTCCTTATATAAGGACAATGGTATAAAAACCGTCAATATTGTCAAATCTATTGATATCTTTTTATTTACATGTCCCGCCCTGGGTAAGACATCGAGGTGATGCTTTCTCTGTCCGGAGAGATGCGGGCGATGTTACAAGAAATTCTTTTCGCCATCGGTCTCCAGTTCCGCTATCTTATGCAGCTGCAGATTCAGCCGAACCATCAGCCGGTCCCTGAGTATCCACGATGCCATGGTGTTATAGGTTATGTTCCCGTATACCGGTGAGAAATTGACCGTGCTATCGAGCTTTTCGAGATGCTTCCTTGTGAAGTCCCGGGCAAAATTATAGTCCGTCGTATCACCGATGACGAATTTAATCTCATCATGAGGATTGAGACAGGTGAGATTTTCCATGAGAAAGGAACTATCTTCGCCGCTCGAGGGTGTTTTTACATCGACAATCTTTCTCGCCCGGGCATCAATTTTTTCCAGTGGCAGGCTGCCATTTGTTTCGATCTGAACATTGTATCCCCCGTCGCAGAGATTCTTTATGAGATACCGGACATTTTCCTGGCACAGGGGTTCTCCGCCCGTTATGGTGATGTGGTGGATGCCCGTTTCATTGTGTATTTTTGCCATGATGGCCGCGATCTCCATTTCAGATCCGCCGTTCCACGCGTATTCCGAATCGCAATATCGGCACCGGAGATTGCATCCCGTGAGACGAATGAACAGGGAAGGAAAGCCCGTTGTTGTCGTTTCTCCCTGGAGGGAGAAAAATATTTCTTTGACGATCAGTTTCATTGTAAGGGCCGCCTCTTTAATTCCTGTTTCTCATGGTTTCCGACATTACAGTATACGTGGAAATAATTCAATAATTTTGTGTTTTTTTTGCTTATACCGTCAATTTTTCATACTTTAATTATAGCAGGTACAATGTATGTATTGGAGTTACAATCGGTTCTGCTGGAATGAATATGATTTTTAAAACAGGAGGCATGAGATGAAGGCAGGTGTTCTGGTAACTGGCACAGGCGCTCTGGTGTATCTTACTTCGCATAAGAGTCATATTGATGACGCCCTTATTGCGAAATTCAAGGCAAAGGGAATAAATAAATTTATTGCCTACGAGGTTCCCGCTGACAAGGCAAAGGAACGGTATACGGGCCATTATGAAGCGGTCATACGCGATCTCAGGGAGACCGACGATCTGCGTATTCTCGACTATGACGGCTCGCGGGCCTTTAAGACTTTTTCCTTCAAAGAGCTGGGGCAGCCCTTCATGTATGAGGGATAGGAACTTTCGGTTTTATTAAACTGATTGTACCTGCAAAACCCTTCATTGCGTGACCAGGTGAAGCG
It includes:
- a CDS encoding 7-carboxy-7-deazaguanine synthase QueE; protein product: MKLIVKEIFFSLQGETTTTGFPSLFIRLTGCNLRCRYCDSEYAWNGGSEMEIAAIMAKIHNETGIHHITITGGEPLCQENVRYLIKNLCDGGYNVQIETNGSLPLEKIDARARKIVDVKTPSSGEDSSFLMENLTCLNPHDEIKFVIGDTTDYNFARDFTRKHLEKLDSTVNFSPVYGNITYNTMASWILRDRLMVRLNLQLHKIAELETDGEKNFL
- a CDS encoding radical SAM protein, whose product is MDYIGHVIRPPSEAYSMIIQVTVGCSHNQCTFCGTYKGQKFRLKDISTVKRDIDEASSYGHDFTKAFFADGDVLILPTETLLDLMAYTKKKSPSVQRFGVYGNTKAILKKTPAELKELKDAGLGIIYQGIESGNKDVLRHIRKGAFPHKMIETAQKIIDSGILLSQTVLLGLGGQDMTREHAIDTGKLLGEMSPDYASALTVMLLPNTKLWQEAQEGTFRLPDKFGLLKELQLIIENMDVKRQCYFTSNHASNYLPIRAELPRDKNAVLKMLHKVISNRDESMLKPEFLRAL